One Paramisgurnus dabryanus chromosome 9, PD_genome_1.1, whole genome shotgun sequence DNA segment encodes these proteins:
- the LOC135773696 gene encoding carbohydrate sulfotransferase 1 has product MECSWKTLLLLVCTSLGVQYTAIRSLRDSFSGPCQDSTHCQGRQSKEQRLKSLCEDSHVPAESSGAAARKHILLFAQTRSGSSFTGQLFNQHPGIFYVFEPLYHVQQVFTNSSSRLQRALDGRALLGAYRDLLLNLYNCDFSFMENYIRPEPQDHMTGAFFRRSSSHALCTPPVCQEGIEEIPEGQPDEAWCPKKCQALNLSLASQACQARSHVALKTVRIPEVGDLRTLSEDPRIDLRIVHLVRDPRAILASRMSAFGGKFRAWKIWNATGRQPRYVDLTQITRTCRDIEYSVETGLQKPPWLKGRYLLVRYEDLALNPEKKAKEIYRFLGMDLHHRVLTWIAHNTNGTAPSSSEWNYKYSTTRDSKATAQGWRLHLNFDIVKTVQSLCNRTLSLLGYKLVRSVDELRDITKSLT; this is encoded by the exons ATGGAGTGCTCGTGGAAGACTCTGTTGCTGTTGGTTTGCACATCTTTGGGGGTGCAGTACACTGCCATCCGCTCCCTTCGTGACTCCTTCAGTGGCCCATGCCAAGACTCCACCCACTGCCAAGGACGCCAAAGTAAAG AGCAAAGATTGAAATCTCTTTGCGAAGACAGCCATGTCCCTGCAGAGTCCAGTGGTGCCGCCGCTCGGAAACACATCCTTCTATTTGCGCAAACCCGCAGTGGCTCATCATTTACCGGACAGCTTTTCAATCAGCATCCgggcattttttatgtttttgagcCTCTCTATCACGTCCAGCAGGTCTTTACCAATTCGAGCAGTCGTCTGCAAAGGGCTTTAGATGGCAGAGCTCTTCTGGGAGCCTACAGAGATCTTCTTCTCAATCTCTACAACTGTGATTTCAGCTTCATGGAGAATTACATTCGCCCGGAACCGCAAGATCACATGACAGGGGCGTTTTTTCGTCGCAGCTCGAGCCACGCCCTCTGCACGCCGCCCGTTTGCCAAGAGGGGATTGAGGAGATTCCAGAAGGCCAGCCAGATGAAGCCTGGTGTCCCAAAAAGTGCCAAGCCCTGAATCTCTCTCTAGCATCCCAAGCGTGCCAAGCACGGAGCCACGTGGCCTTAAAAACGGTTCGTATCCCGGAGGTAGGAGATCTGCGTACGCTGTCAGAGGACCCCCGTATAGATTTAAGAATCGTTCACTTGGTGAGAGACCCCAGAGCTATCCTTGCATCACGCATGAGTGCCTTTGGAGGTAAATTTAGAGCATGGAAGATCTGGAACGCTACTGGCCGCCAGCCACGGTACGTGGACCTGACACAGATCACCAGGACATGCAGAGATATCGAGTATTCAGTGGAGACCGGCCTGCAAAAACCTCCATGGCTGAAGGGGAGATATCTATTGGTACGGTATGAAGACTTAGCCTTAAACCCTGAAAAGAAAGCTAAGGAGATATACAGATTCCTGGGGATGGATTTGCATCATCGAGTCCTCACATGGATTGCTCATAACACCAATGGCACTGCCCCATCATCTTCAGAGTGGAACTACAAGTACTCCACAACAAGAGACTCCAAAGCCACCGCTCAGGGCTGGAGACTACATTTAAACTTTGacattgttaaaactgttcaaTCCTTATGTAACAGAACTCTTTCATTGCTAGGCTATAAGCTTGTACGGTCTGTAGATGAACTGAGAGATATCACAAAAAGTTTAACGTAG
- the mterf2 gene encoding transcription termination factor 2, mitochondrial has product MLRFITTSVWLHSQRAQILPLPLIKSCTSFIHQENMITVDALYNLSVDISKVRKMKGWVLRHKPVYVYEAAALLRNMGASDRVIAHVLELYPEAILCDPEEMEAQRKLWMTVCAKQEDLVRIIEKFPASFFTSSSDHDNQKANILYFQTLHLNKRIISKLMATAPQSFSRTMRQNEEMIQMLQRTFLDLGGKEDNLRVWLQKLITQNPYVLLKDPQVLQNNLMFLRDREFTGNELLRLLSKLKGFVTELNRESMRLTLSYSQEILGCTDAELRQIVLECPALLYYSVPILADRFQCLLAAGISIKQIMETPTVLELTTQIVQYRIEKLRSYGYDVKTGSIQVLNGTKKDFEKSYGQLHLRRERPLFNPVAPLCTED; this is encoded by the coding sequence ATGCTGAGATTCATCACAACATCAGTGTGGCTGCACAGCCAGCGAGCTCAGATTTTACCTTTACCTCTTATTAAGTCCTGCACCTCATTCATTCACCAAGAAAACATGATTACTGTGGACGCCCTGTACAACCTGTCTGTAGACATCAGTAAGGTTCGAAAGATGAAGGGTTGGGTGTTGCGACATAAACCAGTTTATGTATATGAGGCCGCTGCCCTGCTGAGGAATATGGGGGCAAGTGATAGGGTCATCGCCCATGTCTTGGAGCTCTACCCGGAGGCCATCCTCTGTGATCCTGAAGAAATGGAGGCACAGAGAAAGCTGTGGATGACAGTGTGTGCCAAACAGGAGGATTTAGTGCGAATCATCGAAAAATTCCCTGCCTCCTTTTTCACTTCATCCTCGGATCATGATAAtcaaaaagccaatatattgtatTTTCAAACGCTACATCTAAACAAACGCATTATTAGTAAGCTCATGGCCACCGCCCCTCAGAGCTTCAGCCGAACTATGAGGCAAAATGAAGAGATGATTCAGATGCTCCAGAGGACCTTTTTGGATTTGGGTGGGAAGGAGGACAATCTAAGGGTCTGGCTTCAGAAGTTGATCACTCAGAATCCTTATGTGCTACTAAAGGATCCACAAGTTTTGCAGAATAACTTAATGTTCCTGCGGGACAGGGAGTTCACAGGCAATGAGCTCCTGCGCTTGCTTTCCAAATTGAAAGGGTTTGTTACTGAACTGAACCGTGAAAGTATGAGACTCACCCTGAGTTATTCTCAGGAAATTCTGGGATGCACAGATGCAGAGCTTAGGCAGATTGTACTTGAATGTCCagctttattatattattcTGTTCCTATACTAGCTGATCGGTTTCAGTGCCTCCTCGCTGCAGGAATTAGTATAAAGCAGATCATGGAGACGCCCACAGTGTTGGAACTGACAACCCAGATAGTTCAATATCGCATTGAGAAACTGCGTTCTTATGGCTACGATGTAAAAACGGGAAGCATTCAAGTCCTCAATGGCACCAAGAAGGACTTTGAGAAAAGCTATGGACAACTGCATCTTCGGCGAGAGAGGCCGCTTTTTAATCCTGTAGCACCACTTTGCACAGAGGATTAG
- the LOC135773697 gene encoding dihydrofolate reductase translates to MDIDKEMRKPVRLIAAACRNMGIGKNGRLPWSLANELHFFQDTITSVSTPEKKNLLVFGRGSWLSCPETFFPFANCLNVVLSKTLLTVPKHAHYLCKDFESAIRLAIEPPLRHIVETIWILGGSAVYKESLEHPWCDLIYLTDIMAEFDCDVFFPEFDHNVFRKQKSFLGVPDEIHEENGIKFQFQVFKKEA, encoded by the exons ATGGACATCGATAAGGAAATGCGAAAACCCGTCCGGCTTATCGCGGCTGCATGCAGGAACATGGGCATAGGAAAGAACGGACGGCTTCCATGGAGTCTCGC GAATGaattgcatttttttcaggATACAATTACCTCTGTGTCAACACCTG AGAAGAAGAATCTGCTTGTTTTTGGACGAGGCTCCTGGTTGTCCTGTCCTGAGACGTTTTTTCCTTTTGCCAACTGCCTTAATGTGGTATTGAGCAAAACACTACT CACAGTGCCTAAACACGCCCACTATCTGTGTAAAGATTTTGAGTCAGCAATTCGTCTGGCCATTGAACCTCCTTTACGTCACATTGTGGAGACCATCTGGATTTTGGGGGGTTCAGCAGTATATAAG GAAAGTCTTGAGCATCCATGGTGTGATCTTATTTATCTGACCGACATTATGGCTGAATTTGACTGTGATGTCTTTTTCCCGGAATTCGATCACAATGTTTTCAGAAAACAAAAGAG TTTCCTTGGAGTACCGGATGAAATTCATGAAGAAAATGGTATAAAATTTCAATTTCAAGTCTTCAAGAAGGAGGCCTAA
- the LOC135773698 gene encoding LOW QUALITY PROTEIN: cryptochrome-1 (The sequence of the model RefSeq protein was modified relative to this genomic sequence to represent the inferred CDS: inserted 4 bases in 2 codons; substituted 3 bases at 3 genomic stop codons): protein MVINTVHWFKKGLRFHDNPTLRDSIXADTLRCVYILDPXFAESSNVGISRWRFLLQCLEDLDASLRKLNSRLFVIRGQPTDVFPRLLKEWKNTRLSYEYDSETFGKDRDAAIRKLATEAGVEVFVRILHTLYDLDKIIELNEGQSPLTYKQFQVLISRMDPVETPAETHIRDDHDNKYGVPSLEELGFETEWLSSVVWPGGETEALTRLXIHLRKAWVANFERPRMNANSLLASPTGLSPYLRFGCLSCRLFYFKLTDLYRKVKKNSFPPLSLYGELLWREFLIYTVASNNPHFDNMEIXWIDAIMTQLRQEGWIHHLARHAVACFLTRGDLWISWEEGMKVFEELLLDADWSLNAGSWMWFSCSSFFQQFFNCYCPVGFGRRTDPNGDFIRRYLPILRGFPAKFIYDPWNAPESVQKIAKCIIGVHNPKPMINHAEASRINIERMKQIXQQLSCYQGLWLLATVPSNTSNNSDGTVSGVGPYSEDNTKESTVITDGGLVGQPHKLSQRERGSILKRHIEDQTSGSASKIQRQDCT, encoded by the exons GTTTTTACTGCAGTGTTTGGAGGATTTAGACGCCAGCCTTCGTAAACTTAACTCTCGCCTGTTCGTCATCAGGGGACAGCCCACGGATGTCTTTCCAAGGCTATTAAAG GAATGGAAAAACACCCGACTGTCATATGAGTATGACTCTGAAACCTTTGGGAAGGATCGTGATGCAGCTATTAGGAAGCTGGCCACTGAGGCAGGGGTGGAAGTTTTCGTCAGGATCTTACACACACTTTATGATCTGGACAA GATCATAGAGTTAAATGAAGGGCAGTCCCCTCTCACCTATAAACAATTTCAGGTGCTCATCAGCAGAATGGATCCTGTAGAAACACCTGCAGAGACGCACATCAGGGATGACCATGACAATAAATATGGCGTGCCTTCGCTGGAGGAACTCG GTTTTGAGACCGAATGGCTGTCCTCGGTTGTCTGGCCTGGTGGAGAGACTGAAGCGCTTACTCGACTATAGATACACCTGAGAAAG GCATGGGTGGCTAATTTCGAGCGTCCAAGAATGAATGCTAATTCCTTGCTGGCCAGCCCTACAGGCTTGAGCCCTTACCTCCGCTTTGGCTGTCTCTCCTGCAGACTTTTCTACTTCAAACTTACAGACCTCTACAGAAAG GTTAAGAAGAACAGTTTCCCGCCACTATCCCTTTACGGTGAGCTGCTGTGGCGCGAGTTCTTAATCTACACGGTTGCTTCTAACAACCCGCACTTCGACAACATGGAGAT GTGGATTGATGCCATTATGACTCAGTTGAGGCAGGAGGGATGGATCCATCATTTGGCCAGGCATGCTGTCGCTTGCTTCCTTACACGTGGAGACCTGTGGATAAGCTGGGAAGAGGGCATGAAG GTGTTTGAGGAGTTGTTGCTAGATGCAGACTGGAGCCTGAATGCAGGCAGCTGGATGTGGTTTTCGTGCAGCTCTTTCTTCCAGCAATTCTTTAACTGTTACTGTCCAGTGGGCTTTGGTCGACGTACAGACCCTAATGGAGACTTTATAAG ACGCTATTTGCCCATATTGAGGGGCTTTCCTGCCAAATTCATCTATGACCCTTGGAATGCACCAGAAAGTGTTCAGAAAATCGCCAAGTGTATAATTGGAGTGCACAACCCCAAACCCATGATCAATCATGCGGAGGCCAGCAGAATCAACATAGAGCGAATGAAACAGATCTAACAGCAGCTGTCCTGTTACCAGGGTCTCT GGCTTCTTGCAACTGTTCCTTCCAACACAAGCAATAACAGTGATGGAACAGTTTCGGGAGTAGGACCTTACTCAGAAGATAACACGAAAGAGAGCACTGTCATAACAG ATGGTGGTTTGGTTGGACAGCCACACAAACTGTCACAAAGAG AAAGAGGGAGTATTTTGAAGCGACATATTGAAGACCAAACATCAGGCAGTGCTTCTAAGATTCAGAGGCAGGACTGTACCTAA